The proteins below are encoded in one region of Blastocatellia bacterium:
- a CDS encoding IPT/TIG domain-containing protein, which yields MAQPEIESVEPAAGVEGGEVIITCRGFAFSTYDQALVQFGGADTRPISCSPTRVIAPIPASDLVAGEISITLSANGKHSKGRPFVAGEKIAENLHPVSNPAYDRDNGAIYTTLSGTRGQKVPVSVYKITPDGESEPFLTDIVNPTGLAFSPDGEMYITSRFDGTVYRVTPFKEAEAFAHNLGIATGIAFDNAGRMYVGDRGGTIYSINDIGEATSFATLEPSMAAYHLAFGPDGHLYVSGPSLSSFDSIVRISPEGEVIRFFTGLGRPQGMAFDRQGNLYVAASRRGHRGIVKITPDAEAEIIVAGIGLVGLCFDDHGSMIVASNRELYSLPLGIEGYWPF from the coding sequence ATGGCGCAGCCTGAAATCGAAAGTGTCGAGCCCGCAGCCGGTGTCGAAGGCGGCGAGGTGATCATCACCTGCCGGGGCTTTGCCTTTTCGACCTACGATCAGGCGCTCGTCCAATTCGGCGGCGCCGACACGCGCCCCATCAGTTGCTCGCCAACGCGCGTCATCGCGCCGATCCCTGCAAGCGACCTGGTGGCGGGCGAGATTAGCATCACGCTCTCGGCCAACGGCAAGCATAGCAAAGGCCGCCCATTTGTCGCCGGTGAAAAGATCGCTGAAAACCTGCACCCGGTTTCAAACCCGGCCTACGACCGCGACAACGGCGCGATCTACACGACGCTGTCGGGAACGCGCGGCCAGAAGGTGCCGGTTTCGGTTTACAAAATCACGCCCGATGGCGAAAGCGAGCCGTTTCTGACCGACATCGTCAACCCGACGGGCCTGGCCTTTAGCCCCGACGGCGAGATGTACATCACCAGCCGCTTCGACGGCACGGTCTATCGCGTCACGCCTTTCAAGGAAGCCGAAGCCTTTGCCCACAACCTCGGCATTGCCACCGGCATCGCCTTTGACAACGCAGGCCGCATGTACGTCGGCGACCGCGGCGGCACCATCTACAGCATCAATGACATTGGCGAGGCGACGAGCTTTGCGACGCTCGAACCGAGCATGGCCGCTTATCATCTGGCGTTCGGGCCGGACGGTCATCTCTACGTTTCCGGCCCGTCGCTCTCCAGCTTTGACAGCATCGTCCGCATCTCGCCGGAAGGCGAAGTGATCCGCTTCTTCACCGGCCTGGGCCGCCCGCAAGGCATGGCGTTTGACCGACAAGGGAACCTCTATGTTGCGGCGAGCCGGCGCGGCCATCGCGGCATCGTCAAGATTACGCCGGATGCCGAGGCCGAGATCATTGTCGCCGGCATCGGACTGGTCGGCCTATGCTTCGACGATCACGGCAGCATGATCGTCGCCTCGAATCGCGAATTGTATAGCCTGCCTCTCGGCATCGAAGGCTACTGGCCTTTCTAA
- a CDS encoding site-2 protease family protein gives MEQLLQKIQIGNLIIWFIVLLFSLSFHEAAHAWTSERFGDDTGRMQGRITLNPIAHIDPIGTILFPILSAIGGIPLLGWAKPVQTNPLLWREKTKANIMVSAAGPLSNFILAVIAFIIIKALLMSSVLTLSGGYYTLVTPAAGQAAFMAPLAVFLSVMLLLNVLLGVFNFIPVPPLDGSHILEEMLPSGMQEAYYQIRPFGFILLYLLMFLGVFNAILKPVYSAVLYVLGA, from the coding sequence TTGGAACAACTGCTACAAAAAATTCAGATCGGCAACCTGATCATCTGGTTCATCGTGTTGCTGTTTTCGCTGTCCTTTCATGAAGCGGCACACGCGTGGACTTCCGAGCGCTTCGGCGACGACACGGGGCGAATGCAGGGGCGAATCACGCTCAACCCGATTGCTCACATAGACCCGATTGGCACGATTCTTTTCCCGATTCTGAGCGCCATCGGCGGCATCCCGCTGCTCGGCTGGGCCAAGCCTGTGCAGACCAACCCGCTGCTGTGGCGCGAAAAGACGAAGGCCAACATTATGGTCAGCGCCGCCGGCCCCTTGAGCAATTTCATCCTGGCGGTGATCGCTTTCATCATCATCAAGGCGCTGCTAATGAGTAGCGTGCTGACGTTGAGTGGCGGCTATTACACGCTGGTAACGCCTGCGGCGGGACAGGCGGCGTTCATGGCCCCGCTCGCGGTGTTTCTCAGCGTCATGCTCTTGCTCAACGTCCTGCTCGGCGTCTTTAACTTCATTCCGGTGCCGCCGCTCGACGGCAGCCATATCCTTGAAGAGATGTTGCCTTCCGGCATGCAGGAAGCCTATTACCAGATTCGCCCATTCGGTTTCATCCTGCTTTACCTGTTGATGTTTCTCGGCGTATTCAATGCGATTCTAAAGCCGGTGTATAGTGCCGTGCTCTACGTGCTCGGCGCCTAG
- the trpS gene encoding tryptophan--tRNA ligase, protein MSDTPQKKKRIVSGMRPTGNLHLGNYEGALKNWLRLQDSGDYDCFFFIADWHALTSDYADTSAIRQNTLDMVSDWIASGLDPQRSTIFVQSTVPEHAELHLILSAVTPLGWLERVPTYKEQRENITEKDIGNYAFLGYPVLQAADIIMYKADAVPVGKDQAPHVEMTREIVRRFNNFYGEVFPEPATLHTEVPVLPGTDGRKMSKSYGNAIYLIDSADVVREKARLMITDRTRIRRTDPGHPENCDVCQMHRFFVAGETADRFDDDCRNARIGCVDRKRALADSIIERYGAIAERSRQLREHPEEVIAILKDGTARASQEARRTMQEVRRAIKMNWE, encoded by the coding sequence TTGTCCGACACACCACAAAAGAAGAAGCGTATCGTCAGCGGCATGCGGCCTACGGGAAATCTTCATCTCGGCAACTACGAAGGCGCGCTCAAGAACTGGCTTCGCCTGCAAGATTCGGGCGACTATGACTGCTTTTTCTTCATCGCCGACTGGCACGCGCTGACCAGCGATTACGCAGACACCAGCGCCATCCGTCAGAACACGCTCGATATGGTGAGCGACTGGATAGCCTCGGGGCTCGACCCGCAGCGCTCGACGATCTTTGTGCAGTCGACGGTGCCCGAACACGCCGAACTGCATTTGATCCTGTCGGCGGTGACGCCGCTCGGCTGGCTCGAACGCGTGCCGACTTACAAAGAGCAGCGCGAGAACATCACCGAAAAAGACATCGGCAATTATGCCTTTCTCGGCTATCCCGTGCTGCAAGCCGCCGACATCATCATGTACAAAGCCGACGCCGTGCCGGTCGGCAAGGACCAGGCGCCGCACGTCGAGATGACCCGCGAGATCGTTCGCCGCTTCAATAATTTTTATGGCGAGGTCTTCCCGGAGCCGGCGACCTTGCACACCGAAGTGCCGGTCTTGCCCGGAACCGATGGGCGCAAGATGTCGAAGAGCTATGGCAACGCCATCTACCTGATAGACTCTGCCGACGTGGTGCGCGAGAAAGCGCGGCTGATGATCACTGACCGCACACGCATTCGCCGCACAGACCCTGGCCACCCCGAAAATTGCGACGTGTGCCAGATGCATCGCTTCTTTGTGGCAGGGGAAACCGCCGACCGCTTTGACGACGATTGCCGCAACGCCCGCATCGGCTGTGTAGATCGAAAGCGCGCGCTCGCCGATTCGATCATCGAGCGCTATGGCGCGATTGCCGAGCGCAGTCGCCAGCTCCGCGAGCATCCCGAAGAGGTGATCGCCATCCTGAAAGACGGCACGGCGCGCGCCAGCCAGGAAGCCAGGCGCACAATGCAGGAAGTCCGCCGCGCCATCAAGATGAATTGGGAATGA
- a CDS encoding segregation/condensation protein A — MKNADRKAESAAPAEVAAEFAETTDQYKVKLPDFEGPLDLLLFLIRKEEVSIYDIPIARITAQYLDYLNAMRELDIAVAGDFLLMAATLIHIKSQTLLPRDPNVPEAELEDPRNELVQQLLEHQKFKGAANALHQRALIEAATFTRGSLETDEENPEVSTTVFQLFEVFREVLNRQKALVEIEIEREQVTMAQKIAEIREAITEREEVSARQMFEHARSRREMVLIFLAILEMVKELIIGLKQAETFGDILISRREPIEEDRSQESEVRSEEVQDKEISEIEIREEEIREQEIREEEVRIEEKHSDF, encoded by the coding sequence ATGAAAAACGCTGACCGCAAAGCCGAATCCGCCGCGCCCGCCGAGGTGGCTGCCGAATTCGCTGAAACCACCGATCAGTACAAGGTCAAGCTGCCTGACTTTGAAGGGCCGCTCGACCTGCTGCTCTTTTTGATTCGCAAAGAGGAAGTGTCTATCTATGACATTCCCATCGCGCGGATCACGGCGCAGTATCTTGATTACCTCAACGCCATGCGCGAGTTGGACATCGCCGTCGCCGGTGACTTCTTATTAATGGCGGCGACGTTGATTCACATCAAGTCGCAGACGCTATTGCCGCGCGACCCGAATGTGCCCGAAGCAGAGCTTGAAGACCCGCGCAACGAGCTGGTGCAGCAACTTCTTGAGCATCAAAAATTCAAGGGCGCGGCCAACGCCCTGCATCAGCGCGCCTTGATCGAGGCGGCGACCTTCACGCGCGGCTCGCTTGAAACCGATGAAGAGAACCCTGAAGTGTCGACGACCGTCTTCCAGCTCTTCGAGGTCTTCCGCGAAGTGCTGAACCGCCAGAAGGCGCTCGTCGAAATCGAGATCGAGCGCGAGCAGGTGACGATGGCCCAAAAGATCGCCGAGATTCGCGAGGCCATTACCGAGCGGGAAGAAGTTAGCGCCCGCCAGATGTTCGAGCACGCCCGGTCGCGGCGCGAGATGGTGCTGATCTTTCTCGCCATTCTCGAAATGGTCAAGGAATTGATCATCGGCCTGAAGCAAGCCGAGACTTTCGGCGACATCTTGATCAGCAGACGCGAGCCGATTGAAGAAGACAGAAGTCAGGAGTCAGAAGTCAGAAGCGAAGAAGTCCAAGATAAAGAGATCAGCGAAATTGAAATCCGTGAAGAGGAGATCCGCGAGCAGGAGATTCGAGAGGAAGAAGTCAGAATCGAGGAAAAACATTCTGACTTCTGA
- the scpB gene encoding SMC-Scp complex subunit ScpB — translation MTIEELKPIIESLIFVSEEPITVKQLAAILDGESKADIEAAAEALVEEFQARAGGLEIRRLADGYQVRTRPEYSEYVRRYLKSQPSARLSLAALETLAVIAYKQPITIPEILEIRGVTSTSAIKTLLDRRLIVAKGHKQVVGRPMMYGTSDDFLIQFGLNDLSELPNLEDFEDLMTS, via the coding sequence ATGACGATTGAGGAATTAAAGCCGATCATCGAATCACTGATCTTCGTTTCCGAAGAGCCAATCACCGTCAAACAACTCGCCGCCATTCTCGACGGCGAATCGAAGGCCGACATCGAGGCGGCAGCCGAGGCGCTGGTCGAAGAGTTCCAGGCGCGCGCCGGCGGCCTGGAGATTCGCCGCCTGGCCGACGGCTACCAGGTACGCACGCGGCCCGAATACAGCGAATATGTGCGGCGTTATCTGAAATCGCAGCCGTCGGCGCGGCTGTCGCTGGCGGCGCTCGAAACCCTCGCGGTCATCGCTTACAAACAGCCGATCACCATCCCCGAAATCCTTGAGATTCGCGGCGTCACCTCGACTTCGGCGATCAAGACCTTGCTCGACCGCCGGCTGATTGTTGCCAAAGGGCACAAGCAAGTCGTCGGTCGCCCGATGATGTACGGCACGTCGGATGACTTTCTGATTCAGTTCGGCTTGAATGACCTGTCGGAGCTGCCGAACCTCGAAGACTTCGAAGACTTGATGACGAGTTAA
- a CDS encoding pseudouridine synthase, which yields MAQERLQKIIATAGVASRRAAEEMMERGEVTVNGRVVTELGTRADPQTDAIKVKGKLINAQLLNREMKYYLVNKPRGYVSTVSDPQGRTIVAHLLPASKRRGIHPVGRLDYNSEGLIVLTNDGDLTRLLTKGGTVEKVYHVKVKGSPGEENLDRLRRGIKLGQSRTAPAVINLLERTKEGGNDWYEVILKEGKNQQIRKMFDSIRHSVTKLRRVRIGHLTDKDLPVGKFRELTPGEVKRFFQPVQSPPKKKPKKARPGARPRSRS from the coding sequence ATGGCGCAAGAGAGATTGCAAAAGATCATCGCGACGGCGGGCGTCGCGTCACGCCGCGCGGCGGAAGAGATGATGGAGCGCGGCGAGGTCACGGTTAATGGCCGCGTTGTCACAGAGCTTGGCACCCGCGCCGACCCGCAGACGGATGCCATCAAAGTCAAAGGCAAGCTGATCAACGCGCAGTTGTTGAACCGCGAGATGAAATACTATCTCGTCAACAAGCCGCGCGGTTATGTTTCGACGGTCAGCGACCCGCAGGGCCGCACCATCGTCGCCCACCTGCTGCCGGCGTCGAAGCGGCGCGGCATTCATCCCGTCGGCCGTCTGGATTACAACAGCGAAGGCTTGATCGTGCTGACCAATGATGGCGACCTGACGCGGTTGTTGACCAAAGGCGGCACGGTCGAAAAAGTCTATCACGTTAAAGTCAAAGGCTCGCCGGGCGAAGAGAACCTTGACCGCTTGCGGCGCGGCATCAAGCTCGGCCAGTCGCGCACGGCGCCTGCGGTGATCAACCTGTTGGAGCGCACCAAAGAGGGCGGCAATGACTGGTACGAGGTCATCTTGAAAGAGGGCAAGAACCAGCAAATCCGCAAGATGTTTGACAGCATCCGTCATTCGGTGACCAAGCTACGCCGTGTGCGCATTGGCCATCTGACCGACAAAGATTTGCCGGTCGGCAAGTTCCGCGAGCTGACGCCCGGCGAAGTCAAACGCTTCTTTCAGCCGGTTCAATCTCCGCCTAAGAAAAAGCCGAAGAAGGCGCGGCCCGGCGCCCGCCCGCGTTCGCGCTCGTAA
- a CDS encoding acyl-CoA dehydrogenase family protein → MDFELNEEQQQIKRTIREFAEAELRPHVSEWDEAAHFPVEMRPKFAELGILGVLVPEAYGGAGLGYIEYATIIEELARVDPSIGLAIAAHNSLGAGHLLVAASHEQKEKYLTPLARGDAFAAWGLTEPSSGSDASSMRTTATRRRNGWVLNGSKNFITNATFAETLVVLAITNRAAGSHGISAFIVERGSKGFQVAKKENKLGMRASDTAALIFDDCLVPDANLIGEPGQGFIQAMNVLDGGRISIAALAVGIAQGAYEAALKYARERHQFGRAIAEFQAIQFKLADMATEIEAARLLTYHAAALKMAGKPTTKESSMAKLYSSEVAVRVAEQSVQIHGGYGYIKDYPAEKYWRDSKLCTIGEGTSEIQRIVIARQILRS, encoded by the coding sequence ATGGATTTCGAGCTGAACGAAGAACAACAGCAGATTAAGCGAACCATCCGTGAGTTTGCCGAAGCCGAGCTGAGGCCGCACGTTTCCGAGTGGGACGAGGCGGCGCACTTCCCTGTCGAGATGCGGCCGAAGTTCGCCGAGCTTGGCATTCTCGGCGTCCTCGTTCCCGAAGCCTACGGCGGCGCCGGCCTGGGCTACATCGAATACGCGACGATCATTGAAGAGCTGGCGCGCGTTGATCCTTCAATCGGCCTGGCCATCGCCGCGCACAATTCGCTAGGGGCCGGCCACCTGCTGGTCGCCGCGAGCCACGAGCAGAAAGAGAAGTACCTGACGCCGCTGGCGCGTGGCGATGCGTTTGCGGCGTGGGGACTGACCGAGCCAAGCTCCGGCTCCGACGCTAGCTCGATGCGCACGACGGCGACGCGACGGCGCAATGGCTGGGTACTGAACGGCTCGAAGAACTTCATCACCAACGCGACGTTTGCGGAAACCCTGGTGGTGCTGGCCATCACCAACCGCGCTGCCGGCTCGCACGGCATCTCGGCCTTCATCGTCGAGCGCGGCAGCAAAGGGTTTCAGGTCGCCAAGAAAGAGAACAAGCTCGGCATGCGCGCCAGCGACACGGCGGCGCTGATCTTTGACGATTGCTTGGTGCCGGACGCCAACCTGATCGGCGAGCCGGGCCAGGGTTTTATTCAGGCGATGAACGTGTTAGATGGCGGGCGCATTTCGATTGCCGCGCTTGCGGTCGGCATCGCGCAGGGCGCGTACGAGGCGGCCTTGAAATACGCTCGCGAGCGCCATCAATTCGGGCGGGCGATTGCCGAATTCCAGGCCATACAATTCAAGCTCGCAGACATGGCGACCGAGATCGAAGCGGCGCGATTGCTGACCTATCACGCTGCCGCTTTGAAGATGGCCGGCAAGCCGACGACGAAAGAGTCTTCGATGGCCAAGCTCTATTCCAGCGAAGTCGCCGTGCGCGTCGCCGAACAGTCTGTGCAGATTCACGGCGGCTATGGCTACATCAAAGATTACCCGGCAGAGAAATACTGGCGCGATTCAAAGCTCTGTACCATCGGCGAAGGCACCAGCGAGATTCAACGCATCGTCATCGCGCGACAGATTCTCAGAAGTTAA
- the meaB gene encoding methylmalonyl Co-A mutase-associated GTPase MeaB, which yields MARRIRSSLVTRHSSLVTRHSMSVALVEKILSGDKRAIARAISTVEDGHAEAALLLKALFPHTGHALVVGITGAPGAGKSTLVDRLAAAYRARGERVGIIAVDPSSPFTGGAILGDRIRMQGMATDAGIFIRSMAARGNLGGLARATVDAVAILDAAGYNKVIIETVGVGQDEVDIVKTADVTVVVLVPGMGDDIQAIKAGIMEIGDVFAINKADRDGVLRTERELEQLLSISERPDGWKPLIVKTVATENNGIAALADAVASYDEFVAAHREQGASRRASVAEHRIIELLRDRLLRAALNQRDNREALRREAIAVAERRRDPYSVVDEIIAKLGIEKESGVRSQEPE from the coding sequence GTGGCAAGAAGGATTCGTAGTTCGCTGGTCACTCGTCACTCGTCACTCGTCACTCGTCACTCTATGAGCGTGGCACTGGTTGAAAAAATCCTGAGCGGCGACAAGCGGGCCATCGCGCGCGCCATCAGCACAGTCGAAGACGGTCACGCAGAAGCGGCGCTTCTGCTGAAAGCGCTCTTCCCGCACACCGGTCATGCGCTGGTCGTCGGCATTACCGGAGCGCCAGGCGCCGGCAAGAGCACGCTGGTTGACCGGCTGGCCGCCGCTTATCGCGCCCGCGGCGAGCGCGTCGGCATCATTGCCGTAGACCCGTCGAGCCCGTTTACGGGCGGCGCCATTCTCGGCGACCGCATACGCATGCAAGGGATGGCCACCGACGCCGGCATCTTCATTCGCAGCATGGCGGCGCGCGGCAATCTCGGCGGACTGGCGCGCGCCACCGTTGATGCGGTAGCGATACTGGATGCCGCGGGGTATAATAAAGTCATCATTGAAACGGTCGGCGTCGGGCAGGACGAGGTTGACATTGTCAAGACGGCAGATGTCACAGTCGTCGTCCTGGTGCCCGGAATGGGCGATGATATTCAAGCCATCAAAGCTGGAATCATGGAGATTGGCGACGTGTTCGCCATCAATAAGGCCGACCGCGACGGGGTTCTCAGGACAGAGCGCGAGCTGGAACAGTTGTTGTCGATATCGGAACGGCCCGACGGTTGGAAGCCGCTTATTGTTAAGACTGTAGCGACGGAAAACAACGGCATCGCAGCGCTCGCCGATGCGGTTGCGAGCTATGACGAGTTTGTCGCCGCGCACCGCGAGCAAGGCGCCAGCCGCCGCGCCAGCGTCGCCGAGCATCGCATCATCGAGCTGCTGCGCGACCGCCTGTTGCGCGCTGCTTTGAATCAGCGGGACAACCGCGAGGCGTTGCGGCGCGAGGCCATCGCGGTCGCCGAACGCCGCCGCGACCCGTACTCGGTCGTTGATGAGATTATTGCGAAACTAGGAATTGAGAAGGAGTCAGGAGTCAGGAGTCAGGAGCCAGAATAA
- the mce gene encoding methylmalonyl-CoA epimerase yields MKIDHLGIAVRSIADSLGFYREALGLELKGKEVVADQGVTVAMLPVGESRIELLEPLSEDSTVARFIAKRGEGLHHICYEVENLAAKLAELGARGVRVLDGYPRRGAEGKLVAFLHPASANGVLVELVEKASHFEGE; encoded by the coding sequence ATGAAGATTGATCATCTAGGCATTGCCGTTCGCTCGATTGCCGACTCGCTGGGTTTTTATCGCGAGGCGCTCGGGCTTGAGCTGAAAGGCAAAGAGGTGGTGGCCGATCAGGGCGTCACGGTCGCGATGCTGCCGGTCGGCGAATCGCGAATCGAGCTTCTGGAGCCACTTTCAGAGGATTCGACGGTGGCACGCTTCATCGCGAAACGCGGCGAGGGGCTACATCACATTTGCTACGAGGTGGAGAACCTCGCGGCGAAACTGGCAGAACTCGGGGCGCGCGGCGTGCGCGTCCTCGACGGCTACCCGCGTCGCGGCGCGGAAGGCAAACTGGTCGCCTTTCTGCACCCGGCGAGCGCTAACGGCGTTCTCGTCGAACTGGTCGAGAAGGCAAGCCACTTTGAAGGAGAATAA
- a CDS encoding peptidylprolyl isomerase, which translates to MTLDPDTNKQHEATDARPDSDSETTPAESAIPPFTTKAASTESAIPPFTTEAASTETSGAAVETHEANPDDEPTAREAAAAGEAADAEAAEEADDDAAETSAHAATVSSATAAPKSSLPTKAVAAVLMLAFVGAAFLFIQRSSSKSVSYNLSKHDMEVIFQEIIPPPQQAEIAANPDKKKQLVDEIRKLLSVASYAEGEGYAQKPEVQGQIALQTDLALNDAYREKNPTAEVSDDETNTYFQGHPNDFETFLQNNPRFQQQAAGPNREGFKKEYGKLKVLADRARKDKLDQEDKVRLEMLIKRSAVLENAYLSDLDKNADKLISDDEIATYYNEHLPEFEEVRARHILISTQPQPPAPGAKPGEQPKPLSKDEARKKAEEVLAKVRKGEDFAALAKQYSDDPASKDKGGEYTFGHGQMVPEFEKAAFNMKPGEVSDLVETQFGFHIIKLEERKGGTGPSDPKARQQIISKLKKDKIDAKIDEIAKNAKVTVPEDFDMTVKPAETPQLPTGHPAVPGQQQ; encoded by the coding sequence ATGACTTTGGATCCCGACACGAACAAGCAACACGAAGCCACGGACGCGAGGCCGGACAGCGACAGCGAAACGACTCCTGCCGAAAGCGCGATCCCGCCCTTCACGACTAAGGCCGCATCTACCGAAAGCGCGATCCCGCCCTTCACGACTGAGGCCGCATCTACAGAAACCAGCGGAGCGGCGGTTGAGACCCATGAGGCCAACCCCGACGACGAACCGACGGCGCGCGAGGCGGCGGCAGCCGGCGAAGCGGCTGATGCGGAAGCGGCCGAGGAAGCCGATGACGATGCGGCTGAAACATCGGCTCACGCCGCCACCGTGTCATCCGCAACCGCGGCTCCTAAATCGAGCCTGCCGACCAAGGCAGTCGCGGCGGTGCTGATGCTGGCCTTCGTCGGCGCGGCGTTTCTCTTCATTCAACGCTCATCATCGAAGTCCGTATCTTATAACCTGTCGAAGCACGATATGGAGGTGATATTCCAGGAGATTATCCCGCCGCCACAACAAGCTGAGATCGCGGCGAACCCCGACAAGAAGAAGCAACTCGTTGACGAAATTCGCAAGCTGCTATCGGTCGCTTCTTACGCCGAAGGTGAAGGCTACGCCCAGAAGCCCGAAGTGCAGGGCCAGATCGCTCTGCAAACCGACCTGGCGTTGAACGACGCTTATCGTGAGAAGAACCCCACGGCAGAGGTCAGCGATGACGAGACCAACACATACTTCCAGGGGCACCCGAACGACTTTGAGACTTTCCTGCAAAACAATCCGCGCTTCCAGCAGCAGGCGGCGGGGCCGAACCGTGAGGGCTTCAAGAAGGAATACGGCAAGCTCAAGGTTCTGGCCGACCGCGCCCGCAAAGATAAGCTCGATCAAGAGGACAAGGTGCGCCTGGAGATGCTGATCAAGCGCAGCGCGGTTCTGGAGAACGCTTACCTGAGCGACCTCGACAAGAACGCCGACAAGCTGATCAGCGACGACGAGATCGCGACCTATTACAACGAGCATCTGCCGGAGTTTGAAGAAGTGCGCGCCCGCCACATCCTGATCAGCACGCAGCCGCAGCCGCCCGCCCCTGGCGCCAAGCCAGGCGAGCAGCCCAAGCCGCTGAGCAAAGACGAGGCGCGCAAGAAGGCCGAAGAAGTCCTGGCGAAAGTCCGCAAGGGCGAAGATTTTGCGGCGCTCGCCAAGCAGTACTCCGACGACCCCGCCTCGAAGGACAAAGGCGGCGAATACACCTTCGGGCACGGCCAGATGGTGCCCGAATTCGAGAAGGCGGCCTTTAACATGAAGCCCGGCGAGGTCAGCGACCTGGTCGAGACGCAGTTCGGCTTTCACATCATCAAGCTCGAAGAGCGTAAGGGCGGCACTGGCCCGAGCGACCCGAAGGCGCGCCAGCAGATCATCAGCAAGCTGAAGAAAGACAAGATCGACGCCAAGATTGACGAGATCGCCAAGAACGCCAAGGTCACGGTGCCCGAAGACTTTGACATGACCGTCAAGCCGGCGGAAACCCCGCAACTGCCCACAGGCCACCCGGCGGTGCCCGGCCAACAGCAGTAA
- a CDS encoding MBL fold metallo-hydrolase has product MRLGSFELQIVSDGTIALDGGAMFGVVPRPLWERKLPADTQHRVRIGLNCLLIRTAADNILIDTGIGTKWDERSRSRYGIAHETTLLDELARHGLTAEEITIVINTHLHFDHAGTNTIERAGRIVPTFPRARYIVQRGEFEHACEPHERDRASYVEADFAPVFEAGQLDLIDGETEIAPGISVIKVSGHNRDLQCVKIESEGETAFVFADLIPTTAHLPAAWVMGYDLYPLESVEQKKRLVPQAVREGWLCHFYHDPQTPLARLGERDGKITFTREA; this is encoded by the coding sequence ATGCGTCTCGGCTCATTTGAACTTCAGATCGTTTCCGACGGTACGATTGCGCTCGATGGCGGCGCGATGTTCGGCGTCGTGCCGCGCCCATTGTGGGAGCGAAAGCTTCCTGCCGACACGCAACACCGCGTGCGAATCGGCTTGAACTGCTTGCTCATCCGCACGGCCGCCGACAACATCCTGATCGATACAGGGATCGGCACGAAGTGGGACGAGCGCTCGCGGTCCCGCTATGGTATCGCGCACGAAACGACGCTGCTTGATGAGTTGGCCAGGCACGGGCTCACCGCCGAAGAGATCACCATCGTCATCAACACACACCTACACTTCGACCACGCCGGCACCAACACCATCGAGCGCGCGGGCCGCATCGTGCCGACCTTTCCACGCGCCCGTTATATTGTGCAGCGCGGCGAATTCGAACATGCCTGCGAGCCGCACGAGCGCGACCGCGCCAGTTACGTCGAGGCGGATTTCGCGCCGGTCTTCGAAGCCGGCCAGCTCGACCTGATTGATGGCGAGACAGAGATCGCGCCGGGCATATCCGTGATTAAAGTCTCTGGTCATAACCGCGATCTGCAATGCGTGAAGATTGAAAGCGAGGGCGAAACGGCGTTCGTCTTTGCCGACCTGATCCCGACGACCGCGCACCTGCCGGCGGCGTGGGTGATGGGGTACGATCTCTACCCGCTTGAATCGGTCGAGCAAAAGAAACGGCTCGTGCCGCAAGCCGTGCGCGAAGGCTGGCTCTGCCATTTTTATCATGATCCGCAGACGCCGCTTGCGCGCCTCGGCGAGCGCGACGGCAAGATTACTTTCACACGGGAGGCTTGA